One window of the Babesia bovis T2Bo chromosome 2, whole genome shotgun sequence genome contains the following:
- a CDS encoding putative vacuolar ATP synthase subunit d has translation MELALFNAKYGYLEGIVRGYRATFLTPLDYKKMKTAENLDDLRNILEGTDYGTAFYHEQDINNASSIVRRCNEKLANDFAYLCQQSDGKLAIFLDFVAREKMIDNLIALLQGVSNRKTPEELMERVDPIGWFRGLETLMDADMCQSVEDLHRIILCDTPIGTYFERVLPAISDSKKQSVLDPSSITLLKSFLKKAWLEDFYEFSNSLGGTSAEVMGHILRTEADFRDLALTLNCINLSSVVQDRNKLYSSIGYLYPYGTERLCKAFNEATLQQALAPYPKYARLYDMCKGSLGRAEGRSSKFDVGERSLEDHFYAESVKLCEQCFEQQLHFGIFYAWLKLKQQEIRNIAWIADMILLKRPEQFARVLPIFEPRV, from the exons ATGGAACTTGCACTTTTCAACGCTAAATATGGGTACCTAGAAGGTATCGTCAGAGGCTATAGAGCCACCTTTCTGACGCCCCTAGACTAtaaaaaaatgaaaacaGCAGAAAATCTAGATGATCTGAGAAACATACTAGAGGGCACCGACTACGGTACCGCGTTCTATCACGAACAAGATATAAATAACGCATCAAGCATAGTAAGAAGATGTAATGAAAAATTGGCAAACGATTTTGC gtacctgtgccagcaGTCCGATGGCAAATTGGCCATATTTCTCGACTTCGTAGC GAGAGAAAAAATGATTGACAACCTCATCGCACTACTGCAAGGCGTCAGCAACAGAAAGACGCCAGAAGAACTCATGGAACGTGTCGATCCTATAGGATGGTTCCGAGGACTAGAAACCCTCATGGACGCTGATATGTGCCAGTCAGTAGAAGACTTGCACCGTATCATCCTTTGTGATACACCCATCG GGACTTACTTCGAGAGAGTGCTGCCAGCCATTTCAGATTCCAAAAAGCAGTCTGTGCTAGATCCTTCCAGTATTACGCTGCTCAAGAGCTTCCTTAAGAAGGCATGGTTGGAAGACTTCTATGAATTCTCCAACTCACTGGGAGGCACTTCCGCAGAAGTCATGGGACATATACTGCGCACGGAAGCCGATTTTAGGGATCTCGCACTCACGCTAAACTGTATTAACCTTAGCTCAGTAGTGCAGGACCGCAATAAACTATACAGCAGCATTGGATACCTATACCCATACGGTACAGAACGGCTCTGCAAAGCATTCAACGAAGCAACACTGCAACAAGCACTAGCACCGTACCCCAAGTATGCTAGATTATACGATATGTGCAAGGGTAGCCTTGGAAGA GCCGAAGGAAGAAGTTCAAAGTTTGACGTGGGAGAACGCTCACTGGAAGATCACTTCTATGCAGAAAGCGTTAAGCTGTGTGAACAGTGTTTCGAGCAGCAATTGCACTTTGGAATTTTCTACGCATGGCTAAAGCTGAAACAACAAGAAATACGTAATATCGCCTGGATAGCCGATATGATCCTACTTAAACGCCCAGAACAATTTGCAAGAGTCCTACCCATATTCGAACCCAGAGTGTAA
- a CDS encoding putative integral membrane protein yields MDAHYTAAGDRTPESHSLPPQCRFTMQQWLFRRTSHTRRYKRCYIVLHNDRLYSFRKPPKCRKCDPENLSLTLRYATASWMIAGAEFKADTQGPRRFYEWKLVVKPPKIYIGDKGPDFSNFKNKAPLSGDNINDIFRDIDADNRVGRSTAKLYTDDSVLWLATSNYKVAADWTLAVLCTVKYGSLRNFVNQNSIRSKHLAWRLPFYLWHLEFFPKSHNMETTPRRKAAFTFMKLSIMQLLHVPLPDGVSLSCIVEHNSSFYVLNLPLPTQGGEPEIHRTWSNVSGDEELHGQENQRNSARDRSPDLCSDQLVLQREYLKRQANLTPGAVENMEEDKQKVKQNNATNTVPHGQGYNMLSKLWGLNKGSEKRKVIIRKRSFTYGEDACIYLPMYQNFTHDYVWVHVVTSSDMYIGSAAITNCDFSVVEPSKPKTCILKHIEAVNPLNQKRLNLSDIPNPNSVINTSKVKAKVPQPGYIVLSIVTPKHYGNFMDPVKISHHSPQEYLGNATKASTSGGLHMLMTNIKRVVAAYRTIKTLGGYVTRVLQFKSTTVSIFWIVYIILALGFYQDKLMLFVMMPLMFYSLMCNADYRKSITGILLKYPLLVAILPQRITLKFLLLPKPVCAICTKRKAFLNQNSHVVNEVVNARILVTRKVYIKDRDIRNRSSSYCVDGMIGKEHAVTIEHRDHPMLTPNQAMNPYVSYISHPGTQVESCNHKGIVHSYLAGLFLNHIAPNSLDNIKPADGHSVLKAMHSIYYYPPPYPWGVVPWLQNVIFTLKYIMMTLFITLAGGMGDIQTLHLLHRIRVCTKLNDEAVNPAEELQQRRPLRIMSITPPVEELSREWYENERKSVLGVYSKECLRFYDRPNMSSKDGRMVSIPPNIINKAKVLISEETDENGWMYAKNWTSVWYKEAHTFTFVRRRKWITKHRKISVMSARNTTPSTRRASPVKLDITNNLMGEINHSVERENVKMSSQLTRRTSNKGFFAKQEETDNNPSTSEVKQGDDIPRVTPTNDSTTIAKNNVSKKMNPLGSIRKGIISIAKTNNMKYNPNEPVSPPPENTDLKSRFKFPMINRFRTNVTINEHVDNDTKWERSISPQEVAKETLYQPAVEPLTLESESDDPWVNEEEDFEEIESPRRMYTMPNIVGTTLTQFVPTIVIHLIRLLYTMLSALIMFATTKKMDYTDNIVQDGLMPNFQNAVRGAKPPRCKLITKLGEKGFCKRKSKSFQIVPGQSIRIVNNPRKHRKSKQKASLILGHTKKTETDNIYTKPEDVEYENFSVIPEVKNTMHMEDVALDPVFIEESEESEVDDSYSESGEEEYKAFNSIQKEDADKGTTPKSEEEQTEKPKLSSVKDQIVTTENTNKRGRLYSYIKHIYVNKIRRRQSDVEEGDILPPDDSKQPSEYDGLESDVDMETEHKMTVIGMLRKARGQIVVGNYYINLFTMRYEKFLNLFSWQHPKVTQLVMIICITLAIANYFFGVGPLVLLYVVAYFKSGYIAGTWERTIRKNVERHIERCMSELDIYRPFWDLTNRQVVALARAVYAFCNIDITSAVIRESATRGELAEAITAKLIEQKFRKNWERRSWALHLFRHSPSQLDL; encoded by the coding sequence atggaTGCACATTACACGGCTGCAGGTGATAGAACACCTGAAAGCCACTCACTGCCGCCACAATGCCGATTTACTATGCAACAGTGGCTGTTTAGACGCACGTCACACACCAGGCGCTATAAACGATGTTACATTGTTCTACACAACGATAGGCTGTATTCCTTCCGGAAACCGCCAAAATGTAGGAAATGTGACCCTGAAAACCTATCATTAACACTGAGATACGCAACAGCAAGCTGGATGATCGCAGGAGCAGAATTCAAAGCAGATACGCAAGGGCCAAGGAGATTCTACGAATGGAAGCTTGTTGTGAAGCCACcaaagatatatatcgGTGATAAAGGACCCGACTTCAGCAACTTCAAAAATAAAGCACCGCTCTCGGGAGACAACATCAACGACATATTCCGAGATATAGACGCCGACAATCGCGTTGGAAGATCAACAGCCAAGCTGTATACCGATGATAGTGTACTCTGGTTGGCAACCAGCAATTATAAAGTAGCAGCTGATTGGACACTAGCAGTACTATGCACAGTTAAATACGGGTCGCTTCGCAACTTTGTGAATCAAAATTCCATCCGTAGTAAACACCTTGCATGGAGATTGCCATTCTACCTATGGCATCTAGAATTCTTCCCAAAATCGCATAACATGGAAACCACACCAAGAAGGAAAGCAGCATTCACATTCATGAAACTAAGTATAATGCAACTACTACACGTACCACTCCCAGATGGAGTTTCGCTGTCCTGCATAGTGGAACATAACAGCAGCTTCTATGTCCTTAACCTACCATTACCAACACAAGGTGGTGAACCAGAAATACACCGCACATGGTCCAATGTGTCCGGTGATGAAGAACTGCATGGACAGGAAAATCAACGGAATTCAGCAAGAGATCGTAGCCCAGATTTATGCAGCGATCAGTTAGTACTGCAGCGAGAATATCTAAAGCGACAAGCTAACTTAACACCAggtgctgttgaaaacatGGAGGAAGATAAACAAAAGGTGAAGCAGAATAACGCAACAAACACAGTGCCACATGGACAGGGATATAACATGTTATCGAAGCTCTGGGGATTGAATAAAGGATCAGAGAAACGAAAGGTAATAATACGCAAACGATCATTTACATACGGAGAGGATGCGTGCATATACCTGCCAATGTACCAAAATTTCACACATGATTACGTATGGGTACACGTTGTTACAAGCAGtgatatgtatattggGAGTGCAGCAATAACCAATTGCGACTTCAGTGTAGTGGAGCCATCCAAGCCAAAAACATGCATCCTGAAGCATATAGAAGCAGTTAACCCACTGAACCAGAAAAGACTAAACCTATCTGATATCCCGAATCCGAACTCAGTGATCAATACCTCAAAAGTCAAAGCAAAGGTACCGCAACCAGGGTATATTGTACTATCAATAGTTACACCGAAACACTATGGAAACTTCATGGACCCAGTCAAGATATCACACCACTCGCCACAAGAATACCTAGGGAACGCAACAAAAGCGTCGACATCAGGTGGATTGCATATGCTAATGACCAATATTAAGCGGGTAGTGGCGGCATATAGAACCATTAAAACACTAGGAGGATATGTTACACGTGTACTCCAATTCAAAAGCACAACGGTATCTATATTCTGGATAGTGTACATAATACTGGCACTAGGGTTCTACCAAGATAAGCTAATGCTATTTGTAATGATGCCACTCATGTTCTACTCACTCATGTGCAACGCAGACTACAGAAAGTCAATCACCGGCATCCTGCTGAAATACCCACTGCTAGTGGCAATATTGCCACAAAGAATAACGCTCAAGTTCCTGCTACTGCCTAAACCGGTTTGTGCCATATGCACCAAACGAAAGGCGTTCCTTAACCAGAATAGCCATGTAGTAAATGAAGTAGTAAACGCGAGAATCCTAGTCACGCGGaaggtatatataaaagacCGAGATATACGTAACAGGTCGTCATCATACTGTGTAGATGGAATGATTGGAAAGGAACATGCAGTAACGATAGAACACAGAGATCACCCAATGCTAACACCAAACCAAGCTATGAACCCATACGTTTCATATATCTCACACCCAGGGACACAAGTGGAATCCTGCAATCATAAGGGTATAGTACACTCGTACCTAGCGGGGTTATTCCTCAACCATATAGCACCAAACTCATTGGATAACATCAAACCAGCAGATGGACACAGCGTACTCAAGGCAATGCACTCCATATACTACTATCCACCGCCGTACCCCTGGGGAGTTGTGCCGTGGCTACAAAACGTAATATTCACTCTCAAGTATATCATGATGACTTTATTCATTACACTAGCAGGTGGAATGGGAGATATACAAACGCTACATCTGCTGCACAGGATTAGAGTATGTACAAAACTTAACGATGAAGCAGTAAACCCAGCGGAGGAGTTGCAACAACGAAGACCACTGAGAATAATGTCAATCACGCCACCCGTAGAAGAACTTAGCAGAGAGTGGTATGAAAATGAACGCAAGTCAGTACTGGGAGTCTACAGCAAAGAATGCCTAAGGTTCTATGACAGACCGAATATGTCCTCAAAAGATGGCAGGATGGTATCCATACCACCTAACATCATCAATAAAGCGAAAGTGCTAATCTCAGAAGAAACAGATGAAAATGGATGGATGTATGCAAAAAACTGGACGTCAGTGTGGTATAAGGAAGCACATACATTCACCTTTGTAAGAAGACGTAAATGGATAACGAAACATAGGAAAATAAGTGTAATGTCAGCAAGAAACACAACACCCAGTACACGACGCGCATCTCCAGTAAAACTGGATATTACCAACAATTTAATGGGAGAAATAAACCATAGTGTGGAAAGAGAAAATGTAAAGATGAGCTCACAACTAACCAGAAGGACTAGCAACAAAGGATTCTTTGCTAAACAAGAAGAAACCGATAACAATCCATCCACTAGTGAGGTCAAACAAGGAGATGACATACCAAGGGTAACACCAACAAACGATTCAACAACAATCGCAAAAAATAATGTATCCAAAAAAATGAATCCACTGGGATCTATACGTAAGGGAATAATCAGTATAGCAAAAACAAAcaatatgaaatataaccCAAATGAACCCGTGTCACCGCCACCGGAAAATACCGATTTGAAATCAAGATTCAAATTCCCAATGATTAACCGATTCAGAACAAATGTAACAATAAATGAACACGTGGATAATGACACTAAATGGGAACGTAGCATATCCCCCCAAGAAGTTGCAAAGGAGACGCTATATCAACCAGCAGTGGAACCATTAACACTAGAATCCGAAAGTGATGACCCATGGGTTAACGAAGAAGAGGATTTTGAAGAAATTGAATCGCCACGGCGAATGTATACTATGCCTAATATAGTTGGAACAACCCTAACACAATTTGTACCGACCATAGTAATACATCTTATAAGGCTGCTTTATACCATGCTATCAGCGCTTATCATGTTTGCAACGACCAAGAAAATGGATTATACAGATAATATAGTACAGGATGGATTAATGCCTAACTTTCAAAATGCAGTCAGAGGTGCAAAGCCACCCAGATGTAAACTAATCACAAAATTAGGAGAAAAGGGATTCTGTAAGCGTAAATCTAAAAGCTTCCAAATAGTACCAGGACAATCTATACGCATAGTTAACAATCCTCGGAAACATAGAAAGTCCAAACAAAAAGCAAGTTTAATACTAGGCCATACGAAGAAAACGGAAACtgataacatatacacaaaaCCAGAAGatgttgaatatgaaaACTTCTCAGTCATACCCGAAGTTAAAAACACAATGCATATGGAAGACGTCGCGCTGGACCCTGTATTCATTGAAGAAAGTGAAGAGTCGGAAGTTGATGACAGTTACTCGGAATCTGGTGAAGAAGAATACAAGGCATTCAATAGCATACAAAAAGAAGATGCTGATAAAGGTACAACACCAAAGTCAGAAGAAGAACAAACAGAAAAACCAAAGCTGAGTAGTGTCAAGGACCAAATTGTAACGACAGAAAATACAAATAAAAGAGGGAGACTCTATTCGTACatcaaacatatatacgTCAACAAAATAAGAAGACGACAGTCAGATGTAGAAGAAGGAGATATACTGCCACCAGATGATTCAAAACAACCATCGGAATACGATGGACTGGAAAGTGATGTTGATATGGAAACGGAGCATAAAATGACAGTTATAGGAATGTTAAGGAAAGCTAGAGGACAAATAGTAGTAGGAAACTACTATATCAACCTGTTTACCATGCGATATGAAAAGTTCCTCAACCTATTCTCATGGCAACACCCAAAAGTAACACAACTGGTCATGATCATCTGTATCACACTCGCCATAGCAAACTACTTCTTCGGAGTAGGACCACTAGTGTTGCTATACGTTGTAGCATACTTCAAATCAGGGTATATAGCAGGGACATGGGAAAGAACTATACGCAAAAACGTTGAACGACATATCGAAAGATGTATGTCAGAActagatatatatagacCATTCTGGGATCTGACGAACAGGCaagtagtagcactagCAAGAGCAGTATACGCATTCTGCAACATCGATATCACGTCAGCGGTCATACGCGAGTCAGCAACGCGCGGAGAACTCGCAGAAGCAATCACCGCAAAATTAATAGAACAAAAATTCAGAAAAAACTGGGAAAGACGTAGTTGGGCTTTACACCTCTTCCGACACTCACCCAGCCAACTCGACCTGTGA